A region of the Drosophila subpulchrella strain 33 F10 #4 breed RU33 chromosome 3L, RU_Dsub_v1.1 Primary Assembly, whole genome shotgun sequence genome:
attagtAAAAGTGTGGGCTAGACAGGTTTTAGCACTAtgggcgtttgtgggcgttgcaCCCTGCTAAACTTGCGCAAGAGGGTGTAGAATCTGCTGCCAGATCCGAACTTTTTAACtctgctagtgatcctgatcaagaatatgtatactttataggttttaaaacgcttccttctacctgtcacatactttccgaagaacctagtataccattttactctacgagtaacaggtTTAAtagtcattgatttttataaaacagTGGTTTATCTATCCTGttattgaaattgaaaagttATACACAGTATTTTTAGGTATTGCTACTCTTTATTTCGGTTGTACaacaattttctttattttaaattctttaattttaaatccaGATATAAGGCTAGAAATTTTATCGGGCTTACATAAatgtaaaattatttatattttaagaaatacatatatacatacataagtaGCAAAATTAAACAAGTGAATCAATGGACATTTTCGATAAGTttgaaaatcaattttaattaagaAGATTTCTAAAAGAAAAAGTAGAATTTGTTTCCACTACTGCTCCCGTTGCAAAACCTAATGAAGTCCGTCCATGACCATTGTGGAAATGACGGGGATTCTGTCGTTGATTGGGGTGCTTCAGTGGTGGCAGTAGCTGCAGTACTTGCGGCGTTGGCATATGATATCGCCATTAGAACCACCGAAAAAATAGCAAATAAAACGTTGGCCTTCATGTTTGGTTGGAATGCAgactaacatttttattagcGTTCTGTGGCGTTTTATAGCTttccaaaaaagaaaaagcgCTTATGTTATACCCagttaaatatttgcacaTATGTTTTAGAATTTAATCTCTAATGAGAAAGAGTCGGCAGCCTGCGTGATACAATTCTAAAACGAATATTGACTTTTAACTTATTGGAGCGGTtctaaatttgttttatatgatttgaaaGCCCTCGATTGCCTATTTCTTgttaaataataaacaagacaaattaaatacatttgattataaatacaagatttaaaatatctgcctATTGAATTCGAAGTTTCGTAATATATatgaattaaataaataaatttaattttaaaatttttaaatcaagaTACAAAACATTAGCTACGATGTTAGTTATATTTACATTAAacattgaaataaaaataaagaccGAAAGTACGAAAAAATAAAGCGAAACATGTATAAATTGAATAGATTTAGCTTTTTATGCATTGAgggttttattaatttataaatctTTGATATCTGAGCCTCTGTTAAAGTTGGACTATTTAAGCTTTTAAAATTTCGCGCGCAAGCAGTATTTTTACAACAAAAGGTTCAAGTAAGGTATTTAAATACTATATTTATAATACCAAATTTGACCAAGGGCATATTTTTACGCCCTAAAACCGCGGTCACACTGGACAACGtgcacaaaataaaaaaatcgaaCTACAGGATTATCAACAATATAAAACCCCcgaaaaaggtcataaaaaactGACAACTTCCCCGAGAATAGTGTAAGCACAGTGACCGGAAGTGTACCACGTTTATCGCGGAGTTTTGAGCCAGCACAAATAATTGTGAGCAATAGCAAACActgcgcacacacacacacgcacacttgCACGAACAGATGAAAATCTGGAAatgtcattttttttatttttttaacccAGCAGCTTTGTGATTCGGAGCCGCAATTAAAACGGAAAATTAAAGAACACAGGCAGCTTACGATAGATCCGCACCGATTTCTCTATCCGGCAAAAAAGAGAAACTTCGTGTTCAGTGGGTGAAAGGAACCACTGAGGTCGCATTTTCTGCGACGACATCTCGGACAAAGAACACACAGTTTTCCCTGAGTTGTGGGGAACGCGAATCGAACTCAGAGGTGTCGCCTATGACGCACACTTTTCGGCCCCAAGGAAAGTGTTAAGTCCACCCGATAAGTAACAACAAAGGAGAGAGCACAGTGAGGGGCACACGAATAGCAGCGCCCCACCATGACAATCAAGCCAGTGAGCGCACCACCGAGTGCGAAGCGCGTGGCTGGCAATGTGGATGCGGATAACAAGGAGGCCCAGGTGGTTGTGGTGGAGCAGTCGGTGGTCAACCAGACCCACAACCAtgcccacacacacacccacaacCACCGCAACGTCGTCATCGATGGACATGGTCAGGTGAGTGGGCCACTGTTCTGAACCGCCACCTGGACTTGCCCATTAATTGGCTCCTTCTTTCCGCCCCTTTTTAGAGTCCCCAGAGGCGTGGCGAGGTCTACGACGAACTGGCACGCACCCATCGCTGCAGCCCCCACAAGAGGTGAGTTATTGTGGCGCGGGGCTCACTGGATTTCCTGGGGTGGGGCTCCATGCCCCGTAGCAGCTGCATTTAATTGGGTTACTCGCTTTAGGGCAGCAAGAAAGGGGACTCCCCTTACGTTCCTGGTTCATGTCTTGTAGTACAAGAATATTTACAACAGTAAGAAAGGGTTCCATCTATGAGCGTGACTAGCCCTTTTAAAGTACTTTCTATAGAAGTCAACAACTTTTTCTTCTAATTACTTCGTAACGCTAGATTTTTGTAATTCACGTATGTTCtccaaagaattttaaaaaatatcttagAAAAATCAGATTTATAAGAATTATGAACATTAACATGCGTTATATTTTGCTTCCTAGAAGATATTCACCCTCTCAACTAATAAAAATAGTTGCATAGTTGtccaattttataaaaactaaatagaACTTTATTAGTTTGGACAGGATATCATACTTTCTGACCATACATCTATTTGCATTAACAATACAAAATGTTGTggtttcaaaaattaaaaacccaCCACACTGCGATTGATAGGCTGATTTTGAAAATGTACTCTGCAAATCAATAGTTGTCATTCCGTTTGTAAAAATCCTAAATTGTGTTACCATCTATTTGGAATTTAATATTGACGGATTTCCCCTTTTAACCAGCACACGTTCAAAGCGTCGCGAGCACCACGAAACCCATGCCCACCACTACAAGCGTGATCGTCTGGAGCGTGAGAAACTAAACCATCCGACGGCGGTGGCGGGAAGCGGAGCACCCGGCGTGTCTGGCAGCAAGTGCAGCAGTCCGCCGTCGGCTTCAACTTCTGGCAGTAGCAGTCCCGCGGCGGTGGGCAGAAACTCACCCGAACATCTGGGACTAGGCTGCGCCACAGTACCAAAAGCTCAGGTCCAGATGACGACGCCTACGGCGTCTGCCAGTCTGCTGAAATCAGCAGAGGAGACCTTCTCCGGCTACAACAGCGGTGACGAGCATCTTCAGCCCAAGGAGCGCCTGATTCCGGTGGAGGAGTGGCAGCGCCGCGATGTCGAGTTCGCCAAGTGCATGGAACAGCGCGGCTACGAACTGAAGCCTGTCGAAGAGGACGGCGCCTGCCTTTTTCGCTCCATTTCGCTGCAGATCTACGGCGACGAGGAGATGCACGACGTGATCCGCCAACACACCATGGATTATATTGTAATGTTTATTTGTCTAGTAACGCAAACTATGTTTTAAcattattgattttaaatgcAGCACGAGAACCGCGAGTATTTCGGTCAGTTTGTCACCGAGGACATCAACAGCTACATACAGCGCAAACGAGCTCGTGACGCCCATGGCAACCACATCGAGATCCAGGCCATATCCGAGATCTATAGTCGCACTGTTGAAGTGTACTGCTACCAGTCAAGTAAGTAATTGTTAAGATTCGGGCTTAATAAAGGGTTATATATCGATATAAAAGAATATTGATTGTATCACGAATTTTattgtaatatatttttttccgttTGCAGATCCTATCAATATTTTCAACTCTGAACAGTCGCAGGCAGGCTATCCTCCATTGCGTTTGTCCTATCAGCGCGGATCACACTACAATGCTATATTAGATCCCTACAACGCCACCGTTGGCGTGGGCCTGGGCTTGGCTGGTTACAAGCCCGAGATCCAAACCAAAGAGGCAGTGCGTCTCAGCGAGCAGTTGGAGATCGAACAGGTATGTAAAAACGACACATTCTCCTCGCCTATCTCCTATTAATCGTTGAGTATTGCAGACCATGTTCGAGGATAAGCTAAAGACAACAGACTGGGAGGCCACCAACGAAGCCATCGAGGAGCAAATTGCTCGCGAGTCCTACCTGCAGTGGTGCCGCGAGAACATGCAACGCTCGCGCAGCAGCAACACGGCCGCAGGATCGGCCACATCCTCAACGGTTACCTCAGCGGAGGCGCTCACCGATTCGGATGCCTCGCCCTCGAAGTACTCGGTGTGCGGAGGCaccggcagcagcagcaatccGGCTGTGACTTTGACCAGCGGCAGTGGTGGAGATGCCACCGCCCCTGGGTTTTCCTTATCGCCGAAAACACTCGGCCAGTTTAGCCACAAGCTGCCTCCAGAGGTGAACGAGCTGGCTGGCTACGATAGCGATGCCACAGATATGAGTAGCACCAGTTCGGTGGGACACTGCGGTGGTAACTCATCGCCGAGCACGGCTTCTGGCCAGCGGTCCGGCAAGGCAGCTAAGTCACAGCGACGCACCACTGCTCTTAGAAAGAAGCGGCGCCACGAAACTCGCGAGGCTCCCTTGGCGAGCAAGAGGTTGGTGTTCGTGACGACTTCTAATCGAGCTTACTGAGGTTTTACGTTCCTTCCTACCTTGCAGCGCCGAGGTGTTGGAGGCCCCGCTAAGAAAGAGTCCGAAGCGTGATTCTGCGCCGTCTGTGGCTCGCGCTAATACACCGGAGGCTGAGCAGCGTCCCTGCACCTCAAAGCAGTCTCATTCGCCACAGAAAAGCGGGGACGTCAAGTCGCCCACGGATAAGAGCTACTCCAGCTTCTACCAGGAGTTGCTCGAGGCATCCTACGCCGATGAGGGTGAGTTAGAAAATGAGCTCTGATTTAGAGGAGGAAAGTAGCAGCCGCTCGACAACGTTATATGCTACAAATTATACTATATAGATGATTTCATGAGTGATATTAAGTTTAGttcaaaataattgaaaatattataagtgTGAACTGATCTTGTCCCTTCAAGGTACAACTATTTCTCTTAAATGTTTATAGTGCTCCTTCGCCCTTTATCTCTTTTTTCAAACACATAGTTAATACAAAAAAACCTATTATTACTTTCGGTAGGAGTCAACGAGAGCGAGATGCTGCAGCAGGCCATCCAGATGTCCACACGCGATTACATGGAGGACCAGAAGCGCAAGTTTCTCTGCGGACCGTAGTCCCGCTTCGGTCTTTGTACAGTGATTTAGCAGTTCTTTCCGCAACGAAAGCAGAACACAAAACTtaccaaaaaacaaacaacaataCGCAGAAATTATCTACGATCTTGAATGTTGATAAGTGGGCGTGAAACGAACTTTGCAATTTGTGCAGGGAATCGGCGCACTTCCGCTTTTACACATTTACACTCTCACATAACACTATccctataaatatttttaataaggcCTGTTTGTGTAATCATTAGaaccaaaattaaaaattcattaaaggATCGTTATTGAATTTTTCGATTTGAATGTGTAAGCACAAATTTTGATAAGCTGTCAACCCGAACATGTCCGCTTTTTTACCATGATATCCCCTCCATGCCACGTTCCTTTCCCCATAAAATTAATTCCTACTTTGTAATACATCATAATATTAAGCTTAGTAAGGTATGCACGCAATGGACGGTAAATCAAACCTGCTcgtacataaataaaaaattaaaaactaacaCACAGACATACATATACAGAATACAGATAATAATACGGATAATgctaataattaattatttaattgacTACAATAAATGGTGCATAATAATCGTAATTTATGAGTAaataaagcaaataaataaccccaaaaatgaTAAATGTTGATATATCTATGTGGACTttgttttgtatattttttatatcacctgaaaatattattgaaaattGGGTTTTAAGAATACAAATGTTTTACTTCGGTTAAGAtcaaattata
Encoded here:
- the LOC119555205 gene encoding uncharacterized protein LOC119555205; protein product: MKANVLFAIFSVVLMAISYANAASTAATATTEAPQSTTESPSFPQWSWTDFIRFCNGSSSGNKFYFFF
- the LOC119553109 gene encoding OTU domain-containing protein 5-B produces the protein MTIKPVSAPPSAKRVAGNVDADNKEAQVVVVEQSVVNQTHNHAHTHTHNHRNVVIDGHGQSPQRRGEVYDELARTHRCSPHKSTRSKRREHHETHAHHYKRDRLEREKLNHPTAVAGSGAPGVSGSKCSSPPSASTSGSSSPAAVGRNSPEHLGLGCATVPKAQVQMTTPTASASLLKSAEETFSGYNSGDEHLQPKERLIPVEEWQRRDVEFAKCMEQRGYELKPVEEDGACLFRSISLQIYGDEEMHDVIRQHTMDYIHENREYFGQFVTEDINSYIQRKRARDAHGNHIEIQAISEIYSRTVEVYCYQSNPINIFNSEQSQAGYPPLRLSYQRGSHYNAILDPYNATVGVGLGLAGYKPEIQTKEAVRLSEQLEIEQTMFEDKLKTTDWEATNEAIEEQIARESYLQWCRENMQRSRSSNTAAGSATSSTVTSAEALTDSDASPSKYSVCGGTGSSSNPAVTLTSGSGGDATAPGFSLSPKTLGQFSHKLPPEVNELAGYDSDATDMSSTSSVGHCGGNSSPSTASGQRSGKAAKSQRRTTALRKKRRHETREAPLASKSAEVLEAPLRKSPKRDSAPSVARANTPEAEQRPCTSKQSHSPQKSGDVKSPTDKSYSSFYQELLEASYADEGVNESEMLQQAIQMSTRDYMEDQKRKFLCGP